The Deltaproteobacteria bacterium genome contains a region encoding:
- a CDS encoding tetratricopeptide repeat protein codes for MAKKRADTDEFESTVRIFMGAAAGFGIVLSSCLIRLRTEWSWLASFAVGATVTFVAFACVALVLRLQGKAIDGFFGRGREPDPGDGEWESLRDGAKLAEREKDWAELVFHLKAQLTHPKGVGSPVTAYRIAQIYDEKLARPVDALYWFRKTESLIRESNPENPETHPLWEPVRAALAEVTRIRDAHGEYLGGELESARSEIERGEFEDAVGRLKELVRRFPGDAELQFLLGVAEARLGRNSLAAERYREAVRLDADHLRAWFNLGAANFNLDRLPEAREAWNAYLEHARDREGEEEYTAQATEMLRRVEDELRPEIDGPFSP; via the coding sequence ATGGCGAAAAAGCGCGCCGATACCGACGAGTTCGAGTCGACCGTTCGGATTTTCATGGGCGCGGCGGCCGGATTCGGTATCGTCCTGTCTTCGTGTCTGATCCGTCTTCGAACGGAATGGAGCTGGCTCGCGAGCTTCGCGGTCGGTGCGACGGTCACGTTCGTCGCGTTCGCCTGCGTCGCGTTGGTGCTGCGGCTCCAGGGGAAAGCGATCGACGGGTTCTTCGGTCGTGGACGCGAGCCCGATCCCGGCGATGGTGAATGGGAGAGTCTTCGCGACGGCGCGAAACTGGCCGAGCGGGAGAAAGACTGGGCCGAGCTCGTCTTTCATTTGAAAGCCCAACTGACGCACCCCAAGGGGGTCGGCAGTCCGGTGACGGCGTATCGAATCGCCCAGATCTACGACGAAAAACTGGCCCGCCCGGTGGACGCTCTCTATTGGTTTCGCAAGACCGAGTCGTTGATCCGCGAGTCGAACCCGGAAAATCCGGAAACGCACCCGCTATGGGAACCCGTTCGGGCGGCGCTGGCCGAGGTCACGCGCATCCGCGACGCGCACGGCGAATATCTGGGAGGGGAACTGGAGTCGGCTCGAAGCGAAATCGAACGCGGCGAGTTCGAAGATGCCGTCGGTCGTCTCAAAGAACTTGTGCGTCGTTTTCCCGGCGATGCCGAATTGCAGTTTCTGCTCGGCGTGGCCGAGGCTCGGCTCGGCAGAAATTCGCTGGCGGCGGAGCGCTACCGTGAAGCCGTCCGGCTCGATGCCGATCACCTTCGCGCGTGGTTCAATCTCGGCGCGGCGAACTTCAATCTCGACCGGCTTCCCGAGGCGAGGGAGGCGTGGAACGCGTATCTCGAGCACGCGAGGGACCGCGAGGGCGAAGAGGAGTACACGGCCCAGGCCACAGAGATGCTGCGCCGCGTGGAGGACGAACTGAGACCGGAGATCGACGGTCCGTTTTCGCCCTGA
- the pyrR gene encoding bifunctional pyr operon transcriptional regulator/uracil phosphoribosyltransferase PyrR — protein MDARRVDTTIKRIAHQIAEGAPEIDDLVLVSVGQSGLPLARRLDLALRTILEREIPLGVLDITLYRDDLTINSQPLIGETRLEFGIEKKTVILIDKVIFTGRTIRAALDALMEYGRPDLVRAAVLVDRGHRELPIRADFVGLWLDTVHDDAVRVTLDPMPSTSDRIEVVPGWARGQ, from the coding sequence ATGGACGCGAGACGCGTCGACACCACCATCAAACGTATTGCCCATCAAATTGCCGAAGGCGCACCCGAGATCGACGATCTGGTTCTGGTTTCGGTCGGCCAGAGCGGTCTGCCCCTCGCACGCCGGTTGGATCTCGCCCTGCGGACCATCCTCGAACGCGAGATTCCGCTCGGCGTTCTGGACATCACGCTCTACCGCGACGATCTGACCATCAACTCGCAACCGCTGATCGGTGAAACGCGCCTCGAGTTCGGCATCGAAAAAAAGACCGTGATCCTGATCGATAAGGTCATCTTCACGGGACGTACGATCCGCGCGGCGCTCGACGCCTTGATGGAGTACGGGCGACCCGATCTGGTGCGCGCGGCGGTGCTGGTGGATCGCGGGCACCGGGAACTGCCGATACGGGCCGATTTCGTCGGTCTGTGGCTCGATACCGTGCACGACGATGCGGTGCGCGTCACGCTGGACCCGATGCCCTCGACGAGCGATCGGATCGAAGTGGTTCCGGGTTGGGCCAGGGGTCAATGA
- a CDS encoding HDOD domain-containing protein — translation MSTATPNGADPVKEGVKAALRSEIARRLRDNDLEIPMLPHIATQAMTLAQNPNTAIRDVATLVEQDQVISAKLINIANSPVYRGLNEITNLNRAILTIGLRSVSDLIFSLSVESKVFRSRHFQERMTRLWEHSVGCAFLAQQIAKRARKDTESAFLFGLLHDIGKTLVIDTVSLMIKRKPEVAKAITDELLDELLAEYHGPVGGLMGRQWRFPDRLLAAIVFHHDPDAAQSARESALLTASANLLCHQFGIGVPIETVDLTTHPWIAALGLSAEDVASMEAELPSAAVLFISSFV, via the coding sequence ATGTCGACCGCGACGCCGAACGGCGCCGATCCAGTGAAGGAAGGGGTAAAGGCCGCGTTGCGTTCCGAGATCGCGCGCCGCCTTCGCGACAACGACCTCGAGATCCCGATGCTGCCGCACATCGCCACCCAGGCGATGACGCTGGCGCAGAACCCCAACACGGCCATCCGCGACGTCGCGACGCTCGTCGAGCAGGATCAGGTCATTTCGGCCAAGCTCATCAACATCGCCAACAGCCCGGTTTACCGGGGCCTGAACGAGATCACCAACCTCAATCGCGCGATCCTGACCATCGGCCTGCGTTCCGTCTCCGACCTGATCTTTTCGCTCTCGGTCGAATCGAAGGTCTTTCGCTCCCGCCACTTTCAGGAGCGGATGACCCGCCTCTGGGAACACTCCGTCGGTTGCGCGTTTCTCGCCCAGCAGATCGCCAAACGCGCGCGAAAAGACACGGAAAGCGCATTCCTGTTCGGCCTTCTGCACGATATCGGCAAGACGCTCGTGATCGACACGGTCTCCCTGATGATCAAGCGCAAGCCGGAGGTCGCCAAGGCGATCACCGACGAATTGCTGGACGAATTGCTCGCGGAATATCACGGACCCGTCGGCGGGCTCATGGGCCGGCAGTGGCGCTTTCCGGACCGATTGCTCGCGGCGATCGTGTTTCATCACGATCCCGATGCGGCGCAGTCCGCGCGTGAGTCCGCGCTACTCACCGCATCGGCCAATCTGCTGTGCCATCAGTTCGGAATCGGTGTGCCCATCGAGACGGTCGATCTGACCACCCACCCGTGGATCGCGGCTCTGGGACTTTCCGCCGAGGATGTCGCTTCGATGGAAGCGGAACTACCCAGCGCCGCCGTATTGTTCATCAGTTCCTTCGTCTAG
- a CDS encoding acyl-CoA dehydrogenase family protein, with protein MDFSEAPKVAAMREMLREFMTNEVYPLEGAVRFHGFRESLPSLAAAREKAKQTGLWAAFIPAELGGGGLSLVEFAHMSEELGRSPLGHYIFNCQAPDVGTMEILIEHGTPEQKERFLFPLIRGEIRSCFTMTEPEFAGSNPVWMGTTAIKDGEDWVIRGHKWFATAADGAAFAVCMAVTNPDAETYGRASMILVPTDTPGFELVGNLSIMGERGSDWASHAEISYQGARVPLANILGSEGMGFVIAQQRLGPGRIHHCMRWIGICERALDILCRHAATRELAPGKPLGTRQMVQQWIAESRAEINSARLMVLHAAWKIEREGTYGAREEISLIKFTVARTLQRVLDRAIQGLGGLGMTDETPLAFWFSHERAARIYDGADEVHIDMVARRILRAYGMKIR; from the coding sequence ATGGATTTTTCGGAAGCGCCAAAAGTCGCCGCGATGCGAGAGATGCTGCGCGAGTTCATGACGAACGAGGTGTATCCCCTCGAAGGCGCGGTTCGCTTTCACGGGTTCCGCGAGTCGCTGCCCTCGCTGGCCGCCGCGCGGGAAAAGGCGAAGCAAACGGGTCTGTGGGCCGCATTCATCCCCGCGGAGCTGGGCGGCGGCGGACTGTCGCTCGTCGAGTTCGCGCACATGAGCGAGGAGCTGGGCCGCAGCCCGCTGGGGCACTACATTTTCAACTGCCAGGCGCCGGACGTCGGGACCATGGAGATCCTGATCGAGCACGGTACACCCGAGCAGAAGGAGCGTTTTCTCTTCCCGCTCATTCGCGGCGAGATCCGAAGCTGCTTCACGATGACGGAACCCGAGTTCGCGGGATCCAATCCGGTCTGGATGGGAACGACCGCGATCAAGGACGGCGAAGACTGGGTGATCCGCGGGCACAAGTGGTTCGCCACGGCGGCCGACGGGGCGGCGTTTGCAGTGTGCATGGCGGTGACGAACCCCGACGCCGAGACGTATGGCCGCGCGAGCATGATCCTCGTGCCGACCGACACGCCCGGGTTCGAACTGGTCGGCAACCTCTCGATCATGGGTGAGCGGGGCAGCGACTGGGCGAGCCACGCCGAGATCAGCTATCAGGGCGCGCGTGTTCCGCTGGCGAACATTCTTGGCTCGGAAGGCATGGGATTCGTGATCGCGCAGCAGCGGCTCGGCCCGGGGCGCATCCACCACTGCATGCGATGGATCGGCATCTGCGAACGCGCGCTCGACATTTTGTGTCGCCACGCCGCGACGCGCGAACTCGCGCCCGGCAAGCCTCTCGGTACGCGGCAGATGGTGCAACAGTGGATCGCCGAGAGTCGAGCCGAGATCAACTCGGCGCGCTTGATGGTGCTGCACGCGGCATGGAAGATCGAGCGTGAGGGCACGTACGGCGCGCGCGAGGAGATTTCCCTCATCAAGTTCACCGTGGCGCGGACGCTCCAGCGTGTGCTCGACCGGGCGATACAGGGCCTCGGCGGGCTCGGGATGACGGATGAGACCCCGCTCGCGTTCTGGTTTTCACACGAGCGCGCGGCGCGCATTTACGACGGCGCGGACGAAGTTCATATCGACATGGTGGCACGGAGAATTCTGCGAGCATATGGGATGAAGATCAGATAG